From the genome of Thermosipho japonicus:
ATTTGTAAAAGCAGTAAGAATATCAGATCCATTCAAATTGCATTCATTATTTGCTATCCTAACTATATTATACTCCATACTTTCAGCAATAGTATTAAATCTAAAATTGGTTGATATAGGAATTAGTTTTGGAGATACAAAAAAAGGATTGTTAATTCTTACATTTATAGGAATTCCTTTATTCATTATTGCATATATAACCTCAAAAAGTGCAAAAATTTACAACTTTAGATATCTTTACTTTAAAAGCAAATGGCAGGTAATTTATTTCTGGATTTTAGTAGGTCCTACTGAAGAATTTTTATTTAGGGGATTAATTCAAAGTTATTTAAAATTAAAATATTCATCTACAACAGCAATATTATTATCAAGTCTATTATTTACCTTATTTCATTTATTAAATGTTTTAACCAAAAATGAATCTTGGAAATTATTCTTCAATTTATTACCTACAAGATTTATTATATCAATCATTTTAGGTTTTTCTCTTGATTTTTCTAAAAGTCTCATTTATCCTATAATAATTCACAACATAATTGATGGAATCACTTTTTCAAATATAAAGAAGAATTACTAAATAAAGATATTGACATATATAAATATTGTTATAAAATTAACAATGGAAAAA
Proteins encoded in this window:
- a CDS encoding CPBP family glutamic-type intramembrane protease, whose protein sequence is MIILHITISILILLFYILLSKIFVKAVRISDPFKLHSLFAILTILYSILSAIVLNLKLVDIGISFGDTKKGLLILTFIGIPLFIIAYITSKSAKIYNFRYLYFKSKWQVIYFWILVGPTEEFLFRGLIQSYLKLKYSSTTAILLSSLLFTLFHLLNVLTKNESWKLFFNLLPTRFIISIILGFSLDFSKSLIYPIIIHNIIDGITFSNIKKNY